A single region of the Malaclemys terrapin pileata isolate rMalTer1 chromosome 2, rMalTer1.hap1, whole genome shotgun sequence genome encodes:
- the EOMES gene encoding eomesodermin homolog isoform X2, which translates to MQLGEQLLASAASLAGPPFFPPESSSARGHRSQPSSGSPQRLDLDKGPKKCGGAGPGMLSEAEAGEPFPVAGSKQGAPDGRKAAPCGEAELPPAAAARYPLDSLSPERYYLQSPGPQGAELGAPCSLFPYPAAQHGSVYQSPGGARYPYSSMLSPGGFSAAVCSPGGRAQFGGGGGYQYGQGAAGPLYSPYPAAGSCGGLGALAVPGSGPGLRAQVFLCNRPLWLKFHRHQTEMIITKQGRRMFPFLSFNITGLNPTAHYNVFVEVVLADPNHWRFQGGKWVTCGKADNNMQGNKVYVHPESPNTGAHWMRQEISFGKLKLTNNKGANNNNTQMIVLQSLHKYQPRLHIVEVTEDGVEDLNDSSKTQTFVFPETQFIAVTAYQNTDITQLKIDHNPFAKGFRDNYDSSHQIVPGARYSVQPFFQEQFVNNLPPARFYNGERTVPQTNGLLSPQQNEEVANPPQRWFVTPVQQPGTNKLDMNSYETEYSPSTLLPYGIKSLPLQTSHALGYYPDPTFPSMAGWGSRGSYQRKMATGLPWTSRTSPPGFSEDHLPKEKVKEEIGSSWIETPPSIKSLDSNDSGVYTSACKRRRLSPSTSSNENSPTMKCEDMNAEDYSKDTSKGMGYYAFYTTT; encoded by the exons ATGCAGTTAGGGGAGCAGCTCTTAGCCAGCGCCGCtagcctggctgggcccccctTCTTCCCGCCGGAGAGCAGCAGCGCCCGCGGCCACCGCAGCCAGCCCAGCTCGGGATCCCCGCAGCGCCTGGACTTGGACAAGGGGCCGAAGAAGTGCGGCGGCGCCGGGCCGGGCATGCTGAGCGAGGCGGAGGCTGGCGAGCCCTTCCCCGTCGCGGGCTCCAAGCAGGGCGCCCCGGACGGCCGCAAGGCGGCCCCTTGCGGAGAGGCCGAGCTGCCCCCGGCCGCCGCCGCCCGCTACCCACTGGACAGCCTGAGCCCGGAGCGCTACTACCTGCAGTCTCCCGGGCCGCAGGGGGCTGAGCTGGGCGCGCCCTGCTCGCTCTTCCCCTACCCGGCGGCGCAGCACGGCTCCGTCTACCAATCGCCCGGCGGGGCGCGCTACCCCTACAGCTCCATGCTGTCCCCGGGGGGCTTCTCGGCCGCCGTGTGCTCCCCGGGCGGCCGGGCGCAGTTCGGGGGCGGCGGCGGATACCAGTATGGCCAAGGGGCGGCGGGGCCCCTGTACAGCCCCTACCCGGCGGCGGGCTCCTGCGGCGGGCTGGGCGCCTTAGCCGTGCCCGGCTCGGGGCCAGGGCTCCGGGCGCAGGTCTTCCTCTGCAACCGCCCGCTCTGGCTCAAGTTCCACCGGCACCAGACGGAGATGATCATCACCAAGCAGGGCAG GCGGATGTTTCCCTTCCTGAGCTTCAACATCACCGGCCTCAACCCCACGGCGCATTACAACGTGTTCGTGGAGGTGGTGCTGGCCGATCCCAACCACTGGCGCTTCCAGGGGGGCAAGTGGGTGACGTGCGGGAAAGCGGACAACAACATGCAAG GCAACAAAGTGTATGTTCACCCTGAGTCCCCGAACACTGGGGCTCACTGGATGAGGCAGGAGATCTCTTTTGGAAAGCTAAAACTGACCAATAACAAAGGTGCTAACAATAATAATACTCAG ATGATAGTACTTCAGTCTCTACACAAATACCAACCTCGACTTCATATTGTGGAAGTGACTGAAGATGGGGTTGAAGATCTGAATGACTCTTCAAAGACACAGACGTTTGTTTTCCCGGAAACCCAGTTCATAGCAGTTACTGCATATCAAAACACTGAT atcacTCAGCTTAAAATTGACCATAATCCTTTTGCAAAAGGCTTCAGGGACAACTATGATTC ATCCCACCAGATTGTCCCAGGAGCCCGGTACAGCGTACAACCATTCTTCCAGGAACAGTTTGTCAACAACTTGCCACCAGCCAGATTTTACAATGGTGAGAGAACTGTACCTCAGACAAATGGCCTTCTCTCTCCTCAGCAGAATGAAGAGGTGGCCAATCCTCCCCAGAGATGGTTTGTTACTCCTGTGCAGCAGCCTGGTACCAACAAACTGGACATGAACTCCTATGAAACAGAATATTCTCCTAGCACCTTGCTCCCCTATGGCATTAAATCCCTTCCCTTGCAGACATCCCATGCTTTGGGATATTATCCTGATCCAACATTCCCTTCCATGGCAGGGTGGGGAAGCAGAGGTTCTTATCAGAGAAAAATGGCGACTGGGTTACCTTGGACCTCCCGAACAAGTCCCCCGGGTTTCTCTGAAGACCATCTTCCCAAGGAGAAGGTGAAAGAAGAAATCGGCTCATCCTGGATAGAGACCCCACCTTCCATAAAATCTCTAGATTCAAACGATTCTggtgtctacactagtgcttgTAAGAGAAGACGACTCTCTCCTAGCACTTCCAGCAATGAAAATTCTCCAACAATGAAATGTGAAGACATGAATGCTGAGGACTATAGCAAAGACACTTCAAAAGGCATGGGCTACTATGCTTTCTATACTACTACTTAA
- the EOMES gene encoding eomesodermin homolog isoform X1, giving the protein MQLGEQLLASAASLAGPPFFPPESSSARGHRSQPSSGSPQRLDLDKGPKKCGGAGPGMLSEAEAGEPFPVAGSKQGAPDGRKAAPCGEAELPPAAAARYPLDSLSPERYYLQSPGPQGAELGAPCSLFPYPAAQHGSVYQSPGGARYPYSSMLSPGGFSAAVCSPGGRAQFGGGGGYQYGQGAAGPLYSPYPAAGSCGGLGALAVPGSGPGLRAQVFLCNRPLWLKFHRHQTEMIITKQGRRMFPFLSFNITGLNPTAHYNVFVEVVLADPNHWRFQGGKWVTCGKADNNMQGNKVYVHPESPNTGAHWMRQEISFGKLKLTNNKGANNNNTQMIVLQSLHKYQPRLHIVEVTEDGVEDLNDSSKTQTFVFPETQFIAVTAYQNTDITQLKIDHNPFAKGFRDNYDSMYTASENDRLTPSPTDSPRSHQIVPGARYSVQPFFQEQFVNNLPPARFYNGERTVPQTNGLLSPQQNEEVANPPQRWFVTPVQQPGTNKLDMNSYETEYSPSTLLPYGIKSLPLQTSHALGYYPDPTFPSMAGWGSRGSYQRKMATGLPWTSRTSPPGFSEDHLPKEKVKEEIGSSWIETPPSIKSLDSNDSGVYTSACKRRRLSPSTSSNENSPTMKCEDMNAEDYSKDTSKGMGYYAFYTTT; this is encoded by the exons ATGCAGTTAGGGGAGCAGCTCTTAGCCAGCGCCGCtagcctggctgggcccccctTCTTCCCGCCGGAGAGCAGCAGCGCCCGCGGCCACCGCAGCCAGCCCAGCTCGGGATCCCCGCAGCGCCTGGACTTGGACAAGGGGCCGAAGAAGTGCGGCGGCGCCGGGCCGGGCATGCTGAGCGAGGCGGAGGCTGGCGAGCCCTTCCCCGTCGCGGGCTCCAAGCAGGGCGCCCCGGACGGCCGCAAGGCGGCCCCTTGCGGAGAGGCCGAGCTGCCCCCGGCCGCCGCCGCCCGCTACCCACTGGACAGCCTGAGCCCGGAGCGCTACTACCTGCAGTCTCCCGGGCCGCAGGGGGCTGAGCTGGGCGCGCCCTGCTCGCTCTTCCCCTACCCGGCGGCGCAGCACGGCTCCGTCTACCAATCGCCCGGCGGGGCGCGCTACCCCTACAGCTCCATGCTGTCCCCGGGGGGCTTCTCGGCCGCCGTGTGCTCCCCGGGCGGCCGGGCGCAGTTCGGGGGCGGCGGCGGATACCAGTATGGCCAAGGGGCGGCGGGGCCCCTGTACAGCCCCTACCCGGCGGCGGGCTCCTGCGGCGGGCTGGGCGCCTTAGCCGTGCCCGGCTCGGGGCCAGGGCTCCGGGCGCAGGTCTTCCTCTGCAACCGCCCGCTCTGGCTCAAGTTCCACCGGCACCAGACGGAGATGATCATCACCAAGCAGGGCAG GCGGATGTTTCCCTTCCTGAGCTTCAACATCACCGGCCTCAACCCCACGGCGCATTACAACGTGTTCGTGGAGGTGGTGCTGGCCGATCCCAACCACTGGCGCTTCCAGGGGGGCAAGTGGGTGACGTGCGGGAAAGCGGACAACAACATGCAAG GCAACAAAGTGTATGTTCACCCTGAGTCCCCGAACACTGGGGCTCACTGGATGAGGCAGGAGATCTCTTTTGGAAAGCTAAAACTGACCAATAACAAAGGTGCTAACAATAATAATACTCAG ATGATAGTACTTCAGTCTCTACACAAATACCAACCTCGACTTCATATTGTGGAAGTGACTGAAGATGGGGTTGAAGATCTGAATGACTCTTCAAAGACACAGACGTTTGTTTTCCCGGAAACCCAGTTCATAGCAGTTACTGCATATCAAAACACTGAT atcacTCAGCTTAAAATTGACCATAATCCTTTTGCAAAAGGCTTCAGGGACAACTATGATTC CATGTACACAGCTTCAGAAAATGACAGATTAACTCCATCTCCCACGGATTCTCCTAGATCCCACCAGATTGTCCCAGGAGCCCGGTACAGCGTACAACCATTCTTCCAGGAACAGTTTGTCAACAACTTGCCACCAGCCAGATTTTACAATGGTGAGAGAACTGTACCTCAGACAAATGGCCTTCTCTCTCCTCAGCAGAATGAAGAGGTGGCCAATCCTCCCCAGAGATGGTTTGTTACTCCTGTGCAGCAGCCTGGTACCAACAAACTGGACATGAACTCCTATGAAACAGAATATTCTCCTAGCACCTTGCTCCCCTATGGCATTAAATCCCTTCCCTTGCAGACATCCCATGCTTTGGGATATTATCCTGATCCAACATTCCCTTCCATGGCAGGGTGGGGAAGCAGAGGTTCTTATCAGAGAAAAATGGCGACTGGGTTACCTTGGACCTCCCGAACAAGTCCCCCGGGTTTCTCTGAAGACCATCTTCCCAAGGAGAAGGTGAAAGAAGAAATCGGCTCATCCTGGATAGAGACCCCACCTTCCATAAAATCTCTAGATTCAAACGATTCTggtgtctacactagtgcttgTAAGAGAAGACGACTCTCTCCTAGCACTTCCAGCAATGAAAATTCTCCAACAATGAAATGTGAAGACATGAATGCTGAGGACTATAGCAAAGACACTTCAAAAGGCATGGGCTACTATGCTTTCTATACTACTACTTAA